In Anguilla rostrata isolate EN2019 chromosome 1, ASM1855537v3, whole genome shotgun sequence, a genomic segment contains:
- the fbxo34 gene encoding F-box only protein 34 yields MPGRCEYIMSSCRPAPYREPRKPPSTIHPAWRFATMHLKPYPKFQKKELQLESSQDDARGLHAGQQGALRAERPARQPCSPGAVPGNGTASRQPLSAISSNNAPCRGGAPAPKPGGEAPSSPWGRKGSSLPVSLLLLSSGPEQDGSLTLYQGDGGDGQLDIWAVIKPGNTKEKIAIFAGQQCARPSGPGSPATGGSRGDEAPASLRTVSMKAKGCWEVEGSVAKRRKCSSDPDKRRGPEQLPQGGGGAEREAGEAEPLRGEGEGEGEGEGQGEGGEEGGKTLSVVEMVAYLEQRANEQQVDCSKPLHPRSLVSAPKAPPLEDQPGGPEAWEGREEEGESVRVLDMVAKLESECLKRQSEREGGGDLSRSNSLRRNVCRVLLAGAGPGEGPGAEPRPDLAGARRCDAAPVAPAEAESGAAPGVEPERCESAAEPCVQTEEEREEEAEEEETAMVESGSRAEHREEPLPGMLFCFSPLQEQPLPTAESSHEQEEEEETGAKEEELEELLEEEELEKAAGVGSPERVPFPLRRLVSHRFLEMRFKIQLLLEPQQYMALLPHHIMVKIFSLLPTQTLAALKCTCHYFKFVIESYGVRPADSRWVCDPRYRDDPCKQCKRRYGRGDVSLCRWHHKPYCQALPYGPGYWMCCHGSHKDTPGCNVGLHDNRWVPAFHSINMPIYKKARESEEDS; encoded by the coding sequence GTTTGCAACTATGCACCTCAAGCCATATCCGAAGTTCCAGAAGAAAGAGCTGCAGCTGGAGTCGAGCCAAGACGACGCCCGGGGCCTTCAtgctggccagcagggggcgctgagGGCCGAGCGGCCCGCGAGACAGCCATGCTCTCCAGGGGCTGTCCCCGGCAACGGCACGGCCAGCCGCCAGCCCCTCAGCGCCATCTCCTCCAACAACGCGCCGTGCAGGGGcggcgcccccgcccccaaacccgGCGGGGaggctcccagcagcccctggggCCGGAAGGGCTCCTCGCTGCCGGTCTCGCTGCTGCTCCTGTCCTCCGGGCCGGAGCAGGACGGCTCGCTGACCCTGTACCAGGGGGACGGCGGGGACGGGCAGCTGGACATCTGGGCCGTCATCAAGCCCGGCAACACCAAGGAGAAGATCGCCATCTTCGCCGGCCAGCAGTGCGCGCGGCCCAGCGGCCCGGGCAGCCCCGCCACCGGGGGCAGCAGAGGGGACGAGGCTCCCGCCAGCCTGCGGACGGTCTCCATGAAGGCCAAAGGCtgctgggaggtggaggggtccGTGGCCAAGCGCAGGAAATGCTCCTCTGACCCGGACAAGAGGCGCGGCCCCGAGCAGCTCccgcaggggggcgggggagcggaGCGGGAGGccggggaggcggagccactccgcggggagggggaaggggaaggggaaggagagggacagggggaggggggggaggagggagggaagactCTCTCCGTGGTGGAGATGGTGGCCTACCTGGAGCAGAGGGCGAACGAGCAGCAGGTGGACTGCTCCAAACCACTCCACCCGCGCAGCCTGGTCTCCGCGCCCAAGGCCCCGCCCCTGGAGGACCAGCCCGGGGGCCCGGAGGCGTGGGAGGGCCGcgaggaggagggcgagagcGTGCGCGTCCTGGACATGGTGGCCAAGCTGGAGTCGGAGTGCCTGAAGAGGCAGAGcgagcgggaggggggcggcgacCTGTCGCGCAGCAACAGCCTGCGCCGCAACGTGTGCCGCGTGCtgctggcgggggcggggccgggggaggggccgggggcggagccgcgtCCCGACCTCGCAGGCGCTCGCCGCTGCGACGCCGCGCCCGTGGCCCCGGCGGAGGCGGAGTCGGGGGCCGCGCCCGGGGTGGAGCCCGAGCGCTGCGAGTCGGCGGCCGAACCCTGTGTGCAGacggaggaggagcgggaggaggaggcggaggaggaggagacggcgATGGTGGAGAGCGGCTCTCGCGCTGAGCACCGCGAGGAGCCGCTCCCCGGGATGCTGTTCTGCTTCTCCCCGCTGCAGGAGCAGCCGCTGCCCACCGCGGAGTCTTCGcacgagcaggaggaggaggaggagactggagccaaagaggaggagctggaggagctgctggaggaggaggagctggagaaggcgGCGGGCGTGGGCAGCCCTGAGCGGGTGCCCTTCCCCCTGCGCAGGCTGGTCTCCCACAGGTTCCTGGAGATGCGCTTCAAGatccagctgctgctggagccgCAGCAGTACATGGCCCTGCTGCCGCACCACATCATGGTGAAGATCTTCAGCCTGCTGCCCACGCAGACGCTGGCCGCCCTCAAGTGCACCTGCCACTACTTCAAGTTCGTCATCGAGAGCTACGGCGTGCGGCCGGCCGACTCGCGCTGGGTCTGCGACCCCCGCTACCGGGACGACCCCTGCAAGCAGTGCAAGCGGCGCTACGGGCGGGGCGACGTGTCCCTCTGCCGCTGGCACCACAAGCCCTACTGCCAGGCCCTGCCCTACGGCCCGGGCTACTGGATGTGCTGCCACGGCTCGCACAAGGACACGCCCGGCTGCAACGTGGGCCTCCACGACAACCGCTGGGTCCCCGCCTTCCACAGCATCAACATGCCAATTTACAAGAAAGCcagggagagcgaggaggactcttag